CCGCCCCGTCCCGACGAAGCGTCCGAATCCAGTCACGACGACATCCATGAGCCGGACGCTCTCGTCGCTCTCGGTCCCCTATCGCATCGTCGAGCGCGGGGGGAGCATCGTCTTCACCGCCGCCATCCTCTTTTCGGGTGCGTCGGCGGCGTTCGGGCCGGCCGGCGGCCTCGTCGGCGTCGTCCTCGTCGGCCTCGCGCTCCTCGCGCTGATCGCGTACGAGGTGGCGTACTTCCGTCGCTTCGAGTACGACCTCGGAAGCGATACGCTCGACATCCGGTCGGGCGTCGTCTCGCGCCGAAACCGCGAGATTCCGATCCGTCGGATTCAGAACGTCGACATCAGCCGGAACGTCGTCCAGCGCTTCCTCGACATCGCCGCCGTCGACTTCGAGACGGCCGGCGGGAGCGAGACGGAGGCCTCGCTCCGCTTCGTCGACTTCGAGGAGGCCAAACGCCTCCAGCGCGAAATCGGGCGCCTGAAACGCGGCGTCGAGGGGAGCGAAGCGGGGGACCCCGAACCTCCCGCCGACGAACTGTTCGCGCTCACGCCGCGCGAACTCGCGCTCGTCGGCGCCCTCTCCTTCGACGTGCGGATTCCGGGGCTCCTCTTCGTCCTCGTCTCGGGGAGCCTCCCCGCGATGTCGTCGGTCGTCCCACCGGGGTCCGGAACCGCCGTCGTCGCCGCGGGGCTGGTGGTCGGCGCGCTCGCCGTCGTCCTCGTCTCGTGGGTCGCCGGCGCGACGGCGGCCGTCCTCAACTACTACGGCTTCCGGCTGACGCAAGTCGAGGACGAACTCCAGTACGAACGCGGGCTGTTGCGGCGGTACGACGGCTCGATCCCACTGGACAAGGTCCAGACGCTGACCGTCGTCGACGACCCGCTGAAGCGGTACTTCGGCTTCGCGTCGCTCCGCATCGAGACGGCGGGCTACGCCCCGGGGAGTGGCGAGAGCGGCTCGGAGGCGGCCGTCCCCCTCGCCCGCCGAGACCGGGTGTTCGCCCTCGCCAACCGGATCGAGTCGTTCGGGTCGCCCGACTTTCGCCGGCCACCGAAGCGCGTGCGCCGCCGCTACGCCGTCCGCTATCTCCTCGTGCTCGGCGGCCTCACGGCGCTGC
This window of the Haloplanus rubicundus genome carries:
- a CDS encoding PH domain-containing protein, with protein sequence MSRTLSSLSVPYRIVERGGSIVFTAAILFSGASAAFGPAGGLVGVVLVGLALLALIAYEVAYFRRFEYDLGSDTLDIRSGVVSRRNREIPIRRIQNVDISRNVVQRFLDIAAVDFETAGGSETEASLRFVDFEEAKRLQREIGRLKRGVEGSEAGDPEPPADELFALTPRELALVGALSFDVRIPGLLFVLVSGSLPAMSSVVPPGSGTAVVAAGLVVGALAVVLVSWVAGATAAVLNYYGFRLTQVEDELQYERGLLRRYDGSIPLDKVQTLTVVDDPLKRYFGFASLRIETAGYAPGSGESGSEAAVPLARRDRVFALANRIESFGSPDFRRPPKRVRRRYAVRYLLVLGGLTALLYGAEAVTAGALPWPPYAPVPLALLAPVAAHLKWRHRGYWLGEHHFVTRNGFLRRRVKVVPYYRIQTVIDSRTIFQRRWNVATVTADTAGSLSLVGSDAAAVDVADADADDLRATLATRLRESLAARRGWIEATVDAVGTESDDDGDDIDDIDDGDGDPDSRSDGRADDP